Proteins encoded together in one Microplitis mediator isolate UGA2020A chromosome 7, iyMicMedi2.1, whole genome shotgun sequence window:
- the LOC130671469 gene encoding rRNA-processing protein UTP23 homolog, whose product MKVKRVRKAKKNLSFYINCYKFRKPFQVLIDGTFCHAALQNKTNINEQLPKYCQAEVKLLTTTCVISEIEKLGHELYGALMVLKKFGLHKCPHGKTPTSGAKCLLSMVGDNNPSRYIVATQDLRLQTKLKNLPGVPVMYLHGPAPILAPPSEADKERAQATVKVSTSVHEETLKELKESLEKTGELPPTISKPTGEFVKVKRKKGPNPLSCKKKQKKPALTQPTQNSGKVRKRKRVKIPAHIKEALKQTTQK is encoded by the exons atgaaagtCAAAAGAGTGAgaaaggcaaaaaaaaatttatcgttttatattaattgttataaatttcgAAAACCTTTTCAAGTTCTGATTGACGGGACATTCTGTCATGCTGCATTGCag aataaaacaaatatcAATGAACAATTGCCGAAATATTGTCAAGCGGAAGTTAAATTGTTGACTACGACATGCGTTATCTCGGAAATCGAGAAACTGGGGCATGAACTTTACGGAGCTTTGATGGTCCTGAAAAAATTCGGGTTGCACAAGTGCCCTCATGGAAAGACACCAACTTCTGGAGCTAAATGTCTACTGTCTATGGTCGGAGACAATAATCCTtcaag atATATAGTAGCGACACAAGACTTGAGACtgcaaacaaaattaaaaaatcttcctGGAGTTCCTGTTATGTATTTGCACGGCCCGGCGCCGATTCTAGCACCGCCTTCGGAGGCAGACAAAGAAAGAGCTCAGGCCACAGTGAAAGTCAGTACAAGTGTTCACGAGGAAACGTTGAAAGAACTCAAAGAATCTTTGGAAAAGACAGGAGAGCTGCCCCCGACAATTTCTAAACCAACTGGAGAATTCGTTAAAGTCAAGAGGAAAAAAGGCCCGAACCCTCTGAGCTGCAAGAAGAAGCAGAAAAAACCAGCTCTTACTCAGCCTACGCAAAATTCCGGAAAAGTCAGGAAACGCAAACGAGTCAAAATACCCGCGCATATTAAAGAAGCCCTCAAACAAACaacacaaaaataa
- the LOC130671468 gene encoding enhancer of mRNA-decapping protein 4, giving the protein MFKVEEDGLRSHKQSVEFSSQEDHHSADIYSTDVTVVLSPGGHDHGSSKVKLKNIVDFTWELQFYTGQLLAVHMSGKYLAYGIKAGSGAGVVRVVYKDSEQRALLRGMRGAIQDLAFAHVQNAILACIDHTGSFFVHTIVSTAAQLVCNLLLLVNSEDTSPTSHRVIWCPFIPDDDSGDADDVSKLLMVTRGPSAELWSIDNVYAQLGSGPLALSDPAVKGCGGFAEICQHEADIVEAILSPDGTAIATASLDGEVKFFQVVYNNTLQQACCLHQWKPHDGRPVSSLFFLDDHKNYNSEAQFWRFAITGCENNTELKVWSCEKWKCLQTIRFQPSPSGGKMPKLKAGLDLSAGFLLLSDISNKGLYILSIAKDTGDGVACISTISEFRLPYPILSFGIVDAGMRKVRPTGESLEDLCPLEDESDEQLVIRMYLVQPKSLQECHIAFQPARQLSSACMMDTLTHDSLDYSEDLQHIRHEQNGVVEENGDETVSGSLEANHTSLNLMTPDAFSSPAKKENNLSGSTSPELGNVLSASPSLAQAVHALNTSDVPLATSDMERAPQSGGSSPSREVREILSLAEPDDDEEEEDFKDIESVNKDEENWSNIPMVMLKDVHLESDDISKDEKVPKDSKLVSQEAWLATSKAVTSLSTKLDGILEIIQDQRQELREMRVEVSRLRQDTPVLARVENAFTRVSQQQLATIEKSVYGRLARQNEFLTTVETTVKENIQSTLPRVVNEVIEPMKNQFKCDVERIDDLMRDNLTQLVGSNQMRDIVVNAAKSALDEAFKKSFESGLLPGFEKACQTMFRQIQESFAIGTKEYLEKTGAILERVHQKKNEQQSEALSRLVREQLETEISRGLNTLQEGILRSVRDSIRENMGQHMMDIQARSRATTPGITASSPADAQMRVLAYLRKGQLTHAFQYALSASDLGLVVLVCDKVEPSQVFAATLTGSNQTGTGSILPQPVILSLVQQLAADLGHRTELKHKWLEEAIWNLDPNDPVTREHMGAVLMTLQTQLTAFMNGNPLHRLIRRMKMLSMAAQALLNQQHP; this is encoded by the exons ATGTTCAAAGTCGAAGAAGACGGACTGAGGTCTCATAAGCAGTCTGT AGAATTCAGCAGCCAAGAAGATCATCATTCCGCGGACATTTACAGCACGGATGTTACAGTAGTGCTGTCACCGGGAGGACATGATCATGGGAGTTCGAAGGTCAAGTTAAAAAACATTGTTGACTTTACGTGGGAATTGCAATTTTACACTGGACAGTTGCTGGCTGTTCATATGTCAGGAAAGTATTTGGCTTATGGAATAAAAGCTGGCAGCGGTGCTGGAGTTGTACGAGTTGTATACAAAGATTCCGAGCAACGAGCTCTACTACGAGGAATGCGAGGGGCAATTCAAGATCTTGCGTTCGCGCATGTACAGAACGCGATCCTGGCCTGCATTGACCACACGGGAAGCTTCTTCGTGCACACAATAGTCTCTACAGCGGCGCAATTGGTGTGCAATCTTCTGCTGCTGGTAAACTCTGAGGACACATCGCCGACCAGTCACCGGGTGATCTGGTGTCCGTTTATACCCGACGATGACTCGGGTGACGCGGATGATGTCTCGAAGCTGCTGATGGTCACTCGAGGACCTTCAGCGGAGCTCTGGTCTATAGACAACGTCTACGCGCAGCTCGGCTCAGGACCTCTGGCGTTGAGCGACCCGGCTGTCAAAGGCTGCGGCGGATTTGCGGAAATTTGCCAGCATGAAGCGGACATCGTCGAGGCAATACTCAGTCCGGACGGCACCGCAATAGCTACTGCCAGTCTTGACGGTGAAGTTAAATTCTTCCAGGTAGTTTATAATAATACTCTTCAGCAAGCTTGCTGTCTCCATCAATGGAAGCCTCATGATGGCAGACCAGTGTCTTCACTTTTCTTCCTCGACGAccacaaaaattacaattccgAGGCTCAGTTCTGGAGATTTGCTATTACTGGCTGTGAAAATAACACGGAACTGAAGGTTTGGTCATGCGAAAAATGGAAATGTCTTCAGACGATTAGATTCCAGCCTTCACCGTCCGGTGGAAAGATGCCGAAACTAAAAGCGGGACTTGATCTGTCAGCAGGATTTCTTCTATTGTCTGATATCAGCAACAAAGGTCTTTACATACTCAGCATCGCAAAAGACACTGGAGATGGGGTGGCTTGCATATCAACGATATCTGAGTTCCGGTTGCCGTATCCTATTCTGAGTTTCGGTATCGTTGATGCGGGAATGCGCAAAGTACGACCTACTGGTGAATCTCTTGAGGATCTTTGCCCACTTGAGGACGAGAGTGACGAACAATTGGTGATTCGCATGTATTTAGTTCAGCCAAAGTCACTCCAAGAGTGTCACATTGCCTTCCAACCAGCTCGGCAGCTGTCAAGTGCCTGTATGATGGACACACTTACCCACGACTCACTAGATTACTCGGAAGACTTGCAGCACATAAGACATGAACAGAATGGCGTGGTCGAGGAAAACGGCGACGAAACAGTCTCAGGCTCACTGGAAGCCAACCACACAAGTTTGAACCTAATGACACCTGACGCTTTCAGCTCTCCCgcgaaaaaagaaaacaatttatCTGGATCAACTAGTCCTGAGCTTGGCAACGTGTTGTCAGCAAGCCCCTCGTTGGCTCAAGCAGTCCACGCTTTAAATACTTCGGACGTACCGTTGGCAACGAGTGACATGGAACGCGCACCACAAAGCGGCGGTAGCAGCCCATCGCGAGAAGTCAGAGAAATTCTGTCTCTCGCTGAGCCCGATGACGATGAAGAGGAAGAAGACTTTAAAGACATTGAGTCAGTCAACAAAGACGAGGAAAACTGGTCGAATATTCCGATGGTTATGCTAAAAGACGTTCATTTAGAGTCTGATGATATTTCTAAAGATGAAAAAGTGCCAAAAGATTCAAAATTAGTGTCTCAGGAAGCCTGGCTGGCTACTAGCAAAGCTGTCACGTCATTGAGCACTAAGTTGGACGGAATTCTTGAAATAATTCAGGACCAACGTCAAGAACTACGGGAGATGAGGGTTGAAGTATCCCGACTACGACAAGATACTCCCGTGCTTGCGAGAGTCGAGAACGCGTTTACTCGCGTGTCCCAGCAGCAGCTCGCGACAATCGAAAAAAGTGTATACGGGCGACTTGCGagacaaaatgaatttttgacGACCGTCGAGACGACggtaaaagaaaatattcagTCCACTTTGCCACGAGTGGTAAATGAAGTCATTGAGCCAATGAAGAATCAATTTAAATGTGATGTTGAACGAATTGACGATCTAATGAGAGATAATTTAACTCAGCTGGTTGGTAGCAACCAAATGCGAGATATCGTTGTCAACGCTGCCAAATCGGCTCTTGATGAGGCATTTAAGAAGTCCTTCGAGTCAGGTTTGCTCCCGGGATTCGAGAAAGCTTGCCAGACGATGTTCCGACAGATCCAAGAGTCATTCGCAATAGGAACTAAGGAGTACCTCGAAAAAACTGGGGCCATTCTCGAGCGAGTTCATCAGAAGAAAAACGAGCAGCAGAGTGAAGCCTTGTCGCGCCTCGTTCGCGAGCAACTTGAGACCGAGATCTCCCGTGGACTCAACACCCTCCAAGAGGGAATACTGAGATCCGTCAGGGATTCTATTCGAGAGAACATGGGCCAGCATATGATGGACATCCAGGCGAGATCCAGAGCAACGACTCCCGGCATCACGGCTTCAAGTCCCGCAGATGCGCAAATGAGAGTGCTGGCGTATCTACGAAAGGGTCAGCTCACCCACGCATTCCAATACGCCCTCAGTGCCAGTGATCTCGGCCTCGTGGTTCTCGTCTGCGACAAAGTCGAGCCCAGCCAAGTCTTCGCGGCGACTCTAACCGGCAGCAACCAAACCGGGACCGGCAGCATCCTTCCTCAGCCAGTGATACTGTCATTGGTGCAGCAGCTTGCCGCAGACCTTGGACACCGCACAGAGCTCAAGCACAAGTGGCTCGAAGAAGCCATTTGGAACCTAGACCCCAACGACCCCGTGACTCGGGAGCACATGGGCGCTGTCCTGATGACTCTTCAAACGCAACTGACGGCTTTCATGAACGGGAACCCACTCCACCGCTTGATAAGACGCATGAAAATGTTATCTATGGCTGCGCAAGCTCTTCTCAACCAGCAGCACCcttaa
- the LOC130671012 gene encoding ATP-binding cassette sub-family A member 2-like produces MGGILDTRENVDLKNDSTVIPAATELELLKSYYERQNKTAEIDNVMWIIFLSNVESAPTVLNYEIRSKLFEEHEDTDPYLSSGFLAMQVAIESTFNQITASNNLPFSGEDLVIGQFPYYRIEFPIIPSAVRPNISLIFYMTVIGFILIPMSALTKAIHDKFTGFKALMRLLKINSAFLYLGWVDYIMITGVPAVIFSTWILDAIYSQSSIVLAIFLLMYITMSTFFILAVATFFTQSIKAVLACILLWLTMAHVTIVLDESLINSKLYIKTFSLLLPHSGLLYGLAAFTYKEDIGQEVHTIKSRLFDSLHDLEKPGQVSNKISITAVLIAWTFHLILWGFIAVYLDNIHPGKFGTKLPWYYLCKKNNGSPDDINFAVRGSTNWSSVERPPQFVKPKVRVKKITIEFGFERLQVLKDLSIDFYPNEFSVILGHNGSGKSSLLKIIAGMYQATYGSVYIEGRDYSDLKSQERNYKPIIGYCPQENMLVKYLSTQEHLYLFGMMKGMSFSGSKEESRRMIKLFGLEAEKTLKVKEISFGAKRRLCLAIALIGHSEILILDEPTYGVDPQHRKRLWEILGTFKGRKTIIVATNSMEAADTLADRIAIIANGRIECYGSKSYLNKRYNIGYDLSMVIKPDCDLKSLQKLIQEHSPEPVSLMGKMGMMVNFNVSRNTRFAHLLSFLESYKDDLRINAVSMQPATIEGQFRRIGLVSHFRERGAWFPSDKFEWIVQQRRRKLIQDKKKWTRIAGGALRRQQLIAMIYKKTLHVIASWNPYLFSIIFSTIALILTMIVSGLSKFPHIHSPEIKLNTENYTLQNFYPLVYVDDDENAKNFFKSFDSTCQKFNMNPIHVTKNMTALDLMIHPELHSISFRERYFMAMDILKDNKIELLYSPVLVHSGPISLNLLHNALLLHNSESQDTQINLMSRPIMDPDNWQYRISHGKGIKNWENAVIITTLFILLPTIDLGVRESRTIAKLLQLNTNRVSTFMYWLPTYFIDISIYLVSLLITSVVSFSAYRHAIVVSPTVMAQVFLIFLCYGAAAISMGYCIQLWTNQTGRVYFFILMINLLTAIVINPEMLFPFIMHNINPNVQKYAEIIFHIFPPYVFSCAIGNFIAIKLYNNECAEDNNCENEFAMEDPCCYNCGSKLCYKPLNEWLESRTDPLFQHSVVNDVIILISQAACFYLILIICEPTNRRKWYTNNYCRKTTISKDEDLIKELKIIDDVIEEYERNDFVSPENAVIVKGLAVKFGKTETVHDVNFRINRRECFGILGMNGAGKTTIFRALVGESVANIEKALIYGINSSLDDDQFYGMVGYCPQKGGLIDFLTGRQSLYFFAALRGVPWKNIREEVDKWLDVFDMLEFENIPLKNCAWGVRRKICVLQSIIGDLPVLFLDEPSSGMDIIGRSALDETLYQLREMGRCIFLTTHSIDEAEALCDRVGILSDGYLVTVGSCERLVQRQGNKFIMRVILDPQTSLYTVDFIIKSIEDALSSSVFLGRHLDVLSYEFEKTDELEDVYSVLNAVKLKHPEITEYFINQQSLEQVYHHLSKIIEHEETEPLSRVQKFFDAIRRIEHRNTVTSI; encoded by the exons TGATACCTGCGGCCACTGAATTAGAACTACTGAAGTCTTATTATGAGCGACAAAATAAAACCGCGGAAATAGATAATGTCATgtggattatttttttg TCAAATGTTGAGTCAGCGCCAAcagttttaaattatgaaatccGCAGTAAATTATTCGAGGAACATGAAGACACAG atcCTTATTTAAGTAGCGGTTTTTTGGCGATGCAAGTTGCCATTGAATCGACATTCAACCAAATCACTGCGTCAAATAATTTACCGTTTTCTGGAGAAGAC CTAGTGATCGGGCAATTTCCTTACTACCGCATCGAGTTTCCGATAATACCCTCGGCAGTGAGACCGAACATAagtctaattttttacatgacTGTAATTGGATTTATCCTCATTCCCATGTCGGCTTTGACCAAAGCCATTCACGACAAGTTCACGGgttttaaa GCTTTAATGAGactattgaaaataaactCCGCCTTTCTCTATCTCGGCTGGGTCGACTACATTATGATAACTGGCGTTCCGGCTGTTATTTTTTCCACCTGGATTTTAGATGCTATTTATTCACAGTCAAGTATCGTGCTCGCTATTTTTCTGCTCATGTACATAACGATGTCAACATTTTTCATACTCGCTGTTGCAACTTTTTTCACTCAAT CCATAAAAGCAGTACTTGCCTGTATTCTTCTCTGGCTGACGATGGCACACGTCACAATTGTTCTTGACGAATCGCTAATTAATTCCAAGTTGTACATAAAAACCTTTTCCTTACTTCTGCCCCACAGCGGGTTACTTTACGGCTTGGCTGCATTCACCTACAAAGAGGATATCG gcCAAGAAGTCCACACAATAAAGTCACGTCTATTCGATAGTTTACACGACTTAGAAAAACCTGGTcaagtttcaaataaaatttctataacaGCCGTATTGATAGCATGGACTttccatttaattttatgggGTTTTATAGCCGTTTATTTAGATAATATTCATCCGGGTAAATTTGGAACAAAGTTACCGTGGTattatttgtgtaaaaaaaataacggcTCACCAGACGACATTAATTTTGCCGTCCGCGGTAGCACTAATTGGTCTTCTGTTGAAAGACCCCCGCAATTTGTCAAA CCTAAAgtccgggtaaaaaaaataaccataGAGTTCGGATTTGAGCGGCTGCAAGTTTTGAAAGATTTGTCTATCGACTTTTACCCGAATGAATTCAGTGTAATCCTCGGTCACAACGGATCAGGAAAAAGcagtttattgaaaataatagcag GAATGTATCAAGCGACTTATGGATCCGTGTACATAGAAGGCCGCGATTACAGTGACTTAAAATCCCAAGAGAGAAATTATAAACCTATTATTGGTTACTGCCCTCAAGAAAACATGTTAGTAAAATACCTGAGTACTCAagaacatttatatttattcggcatg ATGAAAGGCATGAGTTTTAGCGGATCTAAAGAAGAGTCACGCAGAATGATCAAACTGTTTGGGTTAGAAGCGGAGAAAACATTGAAAGTCAAGGAAATAAGTTTTGGGGCAAAACGACGGCTTTGTTTGGCGATCGCGCTTATCGGACATTCGGAAATCCTAATTTTGGACGAACCGACTTATGGAGTGGATCCGCAGCACAGGAAACGACTGTGGGAAATCCTGGGTACTTTTAAAGGCAGAAAGACAATTATTGTGGCGACCAATTCGATGGAGGCTGCGGACACGCTGGCAGACAGAATCGCGATTATCGCGAACGGGCGGATTGAGTGCTACGGATCAAAATCTTATTTGAATAAACGTTATAACATAGGATATGATCTGAGCATGGTCATAAAACCGGATTGCGATCTTAAGAGTCTGCAGAAGTTGATACAAGAGCATTCGCCTGAGCCGGTAAGTCTTATGGGAAAAATGGGGATGATGGTTAATTTTAACGTCTCGAGGAACACGAGATTCGCGCACTTGCTGAGCTTTTTGGAGAGCTACAAAGATGACTTGAGGATCAATGCCGTTTCGATGCAGCCCGCTACCATTGAAGGACAATTTCGCag AATTGGACTTGTGAGTCACTTCAGAGAACGCGGCGCCTGGTTTCCAAGTGACAAATTTGAATGGATAGTCCAGCAAAGACGAAGAAAATTGAtccaagataaaaaaaaatggacaaGAATAGCCGGCGGTGCTCTACGTCGACAGCAACTTATTGCaatgatttacaaaaaaacattacaCGTCATCGCATCATGGAACCCATACTTATTTTca attATATTTTCAACAATAGCTCTAATTTTAACTATGATTGTTTCTGGATTGTCGAAATTTCCTCACATCCATTCACC agaaataaaattgaataccGAAAATTATACGCTGCAGAATTTTTACCCGCTTGTTTACGTAGACGATGACGAAaacgctaaaaattttttcaaaagcttCGATAGCAcgtgtcaaaaatttaatatgaaccCTATCCACGTCACTAAAAATATGACAGCGCTAGATTTGATGATTCATCCAGAACTTCACTCAATAAGT TTCAGAGAAAGATATTTTATGGCCATGGACATACTGAAAGATAACAAAATAGAATTATTGTACTCGCCAGTTCTAGTCCACAGCGGAccaatatcattaaatttattacacaaCGCACTTTTATTACACAACTCGGAATCTCAGGatactcaaataaatttaatgagtcGACCGATCATGGATCCTGACaac TGGCAGTACCGGATATCACACGGAAAAGGCATCAAAAATTGGGAAAACGCCGTAATCATAACGACTCTATTCATTCTTCTACCGACGATTGATCTGGGCGTAAGAGAGTCAAGAACGATTgctaaattattacaattgaaTACAAATAGAGTCAGTACATTTATGTACTGGTTACCGACATACTTTATTGACATTTCTATTTATTTGGTATCGCTGCTCATCACTTCAGTCGTCAGTTTCTCAGCCTATCGGCATGCCATTGTCGTATCACCAACTGTTATGG ctcaagtatttttaatttttttgtgctaTGGCGCAGCCGCGATTTCAATGGGATACTGCATTCAACTTTGGACAAATCAAACCGgaagagtttatttttttattttgatgattaatttaCTGACgg cAATTGTTATTAATCCGGAAATGCTATTTCCATTTATAATGCACAATATAAATCCAAATGTACAAAAGTATGccgaaataatatttcatatctTTCCGCCGTACGTTTTCTCTTGTGCGATTGGAAACTTTATAGCCATCAAACTGTACAATAACGAGTGCGCCGAAGACAATAATTGCGAGAATGAATTCGCGATGGAAGATCCCTGTTGCT acAATTGTGGAAGTAAATTGTGCTACAAGCCATTAAATGAATGGCTGGAATCCCGAACGGATCCTTTGTTTCAGCACTCGGTAGTTAATGacgttattatattaatttcacAAGCTGCTTGCTTTTACCTGATACTAATTATCTGCGAGCCAACCAACCGGAGAAAATggtatacaaataattattgtagaaAAACTACCATTTCAAAGGACGAGGATCTAATTAAGGAGCTGAAAATAATTGATGATGTGATTGAAGAGTACGAAAGAAACGATTTTGTTAGTCCAGAAAATGCCGTCATTGTCAAAGGGCTTGCGGTTAAATTTGGAAAAACGGAAACTGTTCATGATGTCAATTTtcga ATAAATCGACGGGAATGTTTTGGTATTTTGGGAATGAATGGAGCAGGAAAAACTACAATATTTCGAGCTCTCGTCGGCGAATCAGTCGCTAACATTGAAAAAGCTTTGATCTACGGTATAAATTCTTCGCTAGACGATGATCAATTTTACGGAATGGTCGGATACTGTCCTCAAAAAGGCGGCTTGATTGATTTCCTAACTGGCCGACAAAGTTTGTACTTTTTCGCGGCTCTAAGAGGAGTCCCCTGGAAAAATATCCGCGAGGAAGTCGACAAATGGCTCGACGTTTTTG atATGTtggaatttgaaaatattccgCTGAAAAATTGCGCTTGGGGTGTAAGAAGAAAAATATGCGTATTGCAGAGTATCATCGGCGACTTACCGGTTCTGTTTCTCGACGAACCCTCGTCGGGAATGGACATCATAGGACGCAGTGCACTAGATGAGACTCTGTACCAACTTCGTGAAATGGGCAGGTGCATATTTTTGACGACCCACAGTATTGACGAAGCGGAAGCCCTTTGCGACCGCGTAGGAATTTTGTCTGACGGTTACTTAGTCACCGTGGGTTCTTGTGAACGTCTTGTACAGAGACAGGGCAACAAATTTATCATGAGGGTTATACTGGATCCACAAACGTCTTTATATACCGTTGACTTTATCATAAAATCTATCGAAGACGCGCTTTCTTCCTCAGTATTTCTAGGCAGACATCTt GATGTGCTGTCatatgaatttgaaaaaacagaCGAACTTGAGGATGTCTACAGTGTTCTCAATGccgttaaattaaaacatcCAGAAATAACTGAGTATTTTATTAACCAGCAAAGTCTCGAGCAGGTTTATCATCAtcttagtaaaataattgaacatGAAGAAACTGAACCTCTGTCTCGGGTACAGAAATTTTTCGATGCAATTCGTCGTATTGAACATCGCAATACTGTAACATCGATTTGA